In Desulfoferula mesophila, the genomic window AAAAGCTGCCCCACCCCACCCGCCAGCTGGTGGCCGTGGCCACCCTCACCGCCCTGGAGCGCACCGAGGAGCTCAAGCTGCACATCTGGGCCGCCTTGAACGTGGGCTGCGACCCCCACGACGTGGCCGAGACCATCTTCCAGGTGGCCATCTACGCGGGCATGCCCGTGGTCAACCAGGGGCTCAAGGTGCTCAAAGAGGTGCTCGAAGAGCGGGGGCAGTGGCCCCTGGACTGAGCCCCGGCTCGCCGAACCAGACCCTTGCGCGGCGGGGGGCTCCCGGGGGGCCCCCTTGCCTGTCCGCGCGCCAAGCCTCAGACTTAAGGCATAGCCCACCAACTTACTAGGAGGCTTGGCATGAAAAAACTACTTATCCTCGCGCTGTGTGTTGCGCTGGTGGCCGCCCTGGGCGCCGTGGCTTGGGCCGAGTCGAATGACTCCGCCCAGCAGCGACAGCCTCAGACCTACTATGGTCCGGGACAAGGCTACGGTTACGGCTACGGCATGGGGCCGGGCATGATGGGCCCCGGTTATGGCCGGGGCGGCATGATGGGGCCGGGCTATGGTTACGGCATGGGGCCGGGCATGATGGGACCGGGCTACGGCTACGGCATGCGCGGCCAGGGCGGCTACGGCCCAGGGCCGGGCAATCCCGCCTGGCAGTCCATGTCTTCCCAGGATCGCCAGGCC contains:
- a CDS encoding carboxymuconolactone decarboxylase family protein; translated protein: MSIDELKKKTGQTAKLYFEGYQDDRPYDLWRSFDKDLALDLSLFITGQMYAREKLPHPTRQLVAVATLTALERTEELKLHIWAALNVGCDPHDVAETIFQVAIYAGMPVVNQGLKVLKEVLEERGQWPLD
- a CDS encoding periplasmic heavy metal sensor; the protein is MKKLLILALCVALVAALGAVAWAESNDSAQQRQPQTYYGPGQGYGYGYGMGPGMMGPGYGRGGMMGPGYGYGMGPGMMGPGYGYGMRGQGGYGPGPGNPAWQSMSSQDRQAWQEMVQQQRQKTLPLRQEYVAKQMELETLWAQPNPDQKRVRELSKELSEIQGKLTQEHNEFLMQCRQKFGDKGWACPGGGY